One stretch of Deltaproteobacteria bacterium DNA includes these proteins:
- a CDS encoding VanZ family protein, whose product MYRNFIKYWLPVTFWMGVIFLMSTGTFSSEHTSRFIVPVLHFLFPWLSQQDVDMIHGMTRKAGHVTEYFILGLLFFRAFRGESPQAWRLRWAIYAFIGVVFYAVTDEFHQSLVAVRTASLVDVGIDSTSGILSQIAVMLWQRRCGRVSSYFLL is encoded by the coding sequence TTGTATCGAAATTTTATTAAATACTGGCTTCCGGTTACTTTCTGGATGGGTGTTATCTTCTTGATGTCAACCGGAACATTCTCCTCAGAGCATACTTCCCGGTTTATTGTGCCGGTTCTGCATTTTCTTTTTCCCTGGCTTTCACAGCAAGACGTCGATATGATACACGGAATGACCAGAAAGGCCGGGCATGTTACCGAGTATTTCATCCTGGGACTTCTTTTCTTTCGCGCCTTCCGTGGCGAATCACCGCAGGCATGGCGCCTGCGGTGGGCAATATACGCCTTTATCGGCGTGGTGTTTTATGCGGTGACTGATGAGTTTCATCAATCGTTGGTTGCCGTAAGAACAGCTTCTCTTGTTGATGTAGGTATCGACTCAACAAGCGGTATTCTCTCTCAGATTGCGGTAATGCTCTGGCAACGCCGTTGCGGGAGAGTCTCTTCGTACTTTCTCTTATAA
- the metK gene encoding methionine adenosyltransferase — MPAKKYFFTSESVTEGHPDKMCDQISDAVLDDLIKQDPFARVACETFVTVGLVIVGGEITSKGYVDLPKLVRQLVKDIGYTDPSYGFSADTCAILNAIGTQSPDIAQGVDVGGAGDQGLMVGFACKETPELMPMPIILSHKLCSRLAEVRKKNILPYLGPDGKSQVTVEYENGIPKRVDTVILASQHTEDILDKSGKTITQKARKEMIEKVVKPVIDKELLDNKTKYFVNATGKFVIGGPQSDTGMTGRKIIVDTYGGTVPHGGGAFSGKDPTKVDRSATYAARYIAKNVVAAGLADKLMIQLAYVIGVADPVSIMINSFGTVKIPHKKLEELIRKHFQLTPRGIIEMLNLRRPIYRETAAYGHFGRTEPGFTWERTDKVKDLKKDA; from the coding sequence ATGCCAGCAAAGAAATATTTCTTTACCTCTGAGTCAGTGACCGAAGGACATCCGGACAAGATGTGTGATCAGATTTCCGATGCCGTGTTAGACGACTTGATAAAACAGGATCCCTTTGCCCGGGTGGCATGCGAGACCTTCGTCACCGTTGGTTTGGTTATCGTAGGGGGTGAGATAACCTCTAAGGGTTACGTTGACCTGCCAAAACTTGTTCGGCAACTGGTAAAAGACATTGGTTATACGGACCCCTCGTATGGATTCAGTGCAGATACTTGTGCGATTTTGAATGCCATCGGCACACAGTCTCCGGATATTGCCCAGGGAGTGGATGTGGGAGGGGCGGGAGACCAGGGTTTGATGGTAGGGTTTGCCTGCAAGGAAACTCCTGAACTCATGCCAATGCCTATTATACTGTCTCATAAGCTCTGCAGCAGATTAGCAGAGGTGAGAAAGAAAAATATCCTTCCCTATCTTGGTCCGGATGGAAAATCACAGGTCACGGTGGAATATGAAAATGGCATCCCCAAAAGGGTGGATACGGTGATTTTAGCCAGTCAGCATACTGAAGATATACTTGACAAATCGGGAAAGACAATTACCCAAAAGGCCAGAAAAGAGATGATAGAAAAAGTGGTAAAGCCGGTGATTGATAAAGAACTTTTGGATAATAAAACCAAGTATTTTGTGAATGCCACGGGGAAATTTGTAATTGGCGGACCTCAGTCCGATACCGGCATGACCGGCAGAAAGATTATTGTGGACACCTATGGCGGCACAGTGCCCCATGGAGGAGGAGCATTTTCCGGAAAAGATCCCACGAAGGTAGATCGATCTGCCACGTATGCCGCCCGCTACATCGCGAAAAACGTTGTCGCCGCTGGCCTGGCGGATAAGTTGATGATTCAGTTAGCCTATGTCATCGGCGTGGCTGATCCGGTCTCCATCATGATAAATAGTTTTGGAACGGTAAAAATTCCTCATAAAAAACTTGAAGAACTGATTAGAAAGCATTTTCAGCTTACCCCTCGCGGGATCATAGAAATGCTGAATTTGAGAAGACCTATCTATAGAGAAACTGCCGCCTATGGCCACTTTGGGAGAACCGAGCCTGGCTTTACCTGGGAGAGAACTGACAAGGTGAAAGATTTAAAGAAGGATGCATAA
- the nudC gene encoding NAD(+) diphosphatase, with protein sequence MDNRFIPSVYPPPEKREPAWWFVFMDHGMMVMEEGETVSVPFIKDLPELGLQPIREWYLGTRDGRHCYCADISENTPVAERMVFRGLRYLYGRLEASLHKIAMKASHIIEWDRTRRYCSCCGKEMARAKGMNAKECPGCGFLTFPRISPAVIVLVEKENRVLLARVKRFTTELYSVLAGFVEPGETLEETVRREVAEETGIKVKNIRYFGSQPWPFPDSLMIGFTADYESGEIKIDETEIADAGWYDPDRLPTIPGKISIARELIDWFVNAKVRGKDTRVLKKERRYSPDE encoded by the coding sequence ATGGATAATCGATTTATTCCCTCTGTTTATCCGCCACCGGAGAAGAGAGAGCCGGCGTGGTGGTTCGTGTTCATGGACCACGGGATGATGGTCATGGAAGAAGGGGAGACAGTCTCTGTCCCTTTTATTAAAGACCTGCCTGAGCTCGGACTGCAACCGATCAGGGAATGGTATCTTGGGACCCGTGATGGCCGCCATTGCTATTGCGCCGATATCTCCGAAAATACTCCCGTTGCCGAAAGAATGGTTTTTCGCGGGTTAAGGTATCTGTATGGACGCCTTGAAGCGTCTCTCCACAAGATAGCAATGAAGGCATCACATATAATTGAGTGGGACAGGACGCGTCGTTATTGCAGCTGCTGCGGAAAGGAAATGGCTCGCGCAAAGGGCATGAACGCTAAAGAATGCCCGGGTTGCGGATTCTTGACCTTTCCACGCATTTCTCCTGCTGTCATCGTTCTTGTAGAAAAGGAGAACAGGGTGCTCCTTGCCCGCGTAAAACGATTTACCACGGAGTTGTACAGCGTCCTTGCGGGATTTGTCGAACCGGGCGAAACACTCGAAGAAACGGTGAGACGGGAAGTTGCAGAAGAGACTGGTATAAAGGTCAAGAATATCCGTTATTTTGGAAGCCAGCCGTGGCCTTTCCCCGATTCTCTTATGATCGGTTTTACCGCAGACTATGAGAGCGGCGAGATAAAGATTGATGAAACGGAAATCGCGGATGCCGGATGGTACGATCCTGACAGACTTCCCACCATTCCCGGGAAAATCAGTATTGCCAGAGAGTTGATCGACTGGTTCGTGAATGCGAAGGTAAGAGGAAAAGATACGAGGGTACTGAAGAAGGAGAGAAGATATAGCCCTGATGAGTAA